In Topomyia yanbarensis strain Yona2022 chromosome 2, ASM3024719v1, whole genome shotgun sequence, one DNA window encodes the following:
- the LOC131686148 gene encoding flexible cuticle protein 12-like translates to MKYIIVFAVVLGVALAAPPQEERDAQIIKYENDNLGLDGYKFSYDTSNQINRQEQAQLKNFGEDISALVVQGSYSYTGDDGQIYTVKYIADENGFQPEAAHIPRA, encoded by the exons ATGAAGTACATAATCGTTTTTGCTGTTGTCCTTGGCGTTGCCCTCGCAGCTCCCCCACAAGAAGAGCGTGATGCACAGATCATCAAGTACGAAAATGATAATCTAGGACTCGATGGATACAAGTTCTC ATACGACACCAGCAACCAAATCAACCGTCAGGAGCAAGCGCAGCTGAAAAACTTTGGTGAGGACATCAGTGCTCTGGTGGTACAAGGATCATACTCGTACACCGGTGATGATGGTCAGATTTACACCGTGAAGTATATTGCCGATGAGAACGGATTCCAGCCGGAGGCAGCCCATATTCCAAGGGCGTGA